In Dryobates pubescens isolate bDryPub1 chromosome 6, bDryPub1.pri, whole genome shotgun sequence, a genomic segment contains:
- the LOC104310303 gene encoding opsin-5: MSVQFSSQAPWRNNNISFLSREAAVTEQGETIIGFYLLALGWLSWFGNSIVIFVLYKQRHLLQPTDYLTFNLAVSDASISVFGYSRGIIEIFNIFRDDGFIITSIWTCQVDGFLTLLFGLASINTLTVISVTRYIKGCHPERGHCISNSSMTVALVLIWIAAFFWSAAPLLGWGSYTDRMYGTCEIDWAKANFSTIYKSYIVSIFICCFFLPVTVMVFSYVSIINTVKLSHALTGLGDPTDRQRRIERDVTRVSIVICTAFIIAWSPYAVISIWSAYGHPVPNLTSILASLFAKSASFYNPIIYFGMSSKFRRDIFILFHCAKEVKDPVKLKRFKNLKQKQQEPSQKGEKYAGEMHPAPSPDSGVGSPTNTPPPANREVYFGIHDTPSNNPDVECDRL, encoded by the exons gctGGCTGTCTTGGTTTGGAAACAGCATTGTGATTTTTGTCCTGTATAAACAAAGacacctgctgcagcccactgACTACCTCACATTTAACTTGGCAGTATCAGATGCTAGTATCTCTGTGTTTGGTTATTCACGGGGAATTATTGAAATCTTCAATATTTTCAGAGATGATGGATTCATTATCACATCCATATGGACTTGCCAG GTTGATGGCTTCCTGACACTTCTCTTTGGCCTGGCTAGCATTAATACCCTTACAGTAATCAGTGTGACTCGCTACATCAAGGGCTGCCATCCTGAGAGAG GTCACTgcatcagcaacagcagtatGACTGTGGCTCTGGTTCTCATTTGGATAGCAGCTTTCTTCTGGTCAGCAGCTCCATTACTTGGCTGGGGCAGTTACACAG atcGCATGTATGGCACATGTGAGATAGACTGGGCAAAAGCCAACTTCTCTACAATTTACAAGTCCTACATTGTCTCCATTTTCATCTGCTGTTTTTTCCTACCTGTCACAGTCATGGTCTTCTCATATGTGTCAATTATCAATACTGTCAAGCTAAGCCATGCACTAACAGGACTGGGTGATcccacagacagacagaggagAATAGAGCGTGACGTCACCAGG GTTTCTATTGTCATTTGCACAGCCTTCATTATTGCATGGTCACCATATGCTGTCATCTCTATATGGTCTGCCTATGGGCACCCTGTGCCGAATCTTACCAGCATCCTTGCCAGTTTGTTTGCTAAGTCTGCCAGCTTCTACAACCCCATTATCTACTTCGGAATGAGCTCTAAATTTCGGAGggacattttcattttgttccATTGTGCCAAGGAAGTCAAGGACCCTGTGAAGCTAAAACGGTTCAAAAACCTCAAGCAAAAACAACAAGAGCCCTCTCAGAAAGGAGAGAAGTATGCAGGAGAAATGCACCCTGCACCAAGCCCTGATTCTGGAGTGGGAAGTCCAACCAACACCCCACCTCCAGCAAACAGGGAAGTGTATTTTGGTATTCATGATACCCCATCTAATAACCCTGATGTTGAATGTGATAGATTGTAA